The genome window CGGTTCGGAGATGTCACGAATCCGGCCTGACGATCCGGGATACTGGATCAGCGCGCCGAACACGTCGGCCTCGTCCAGGTCGGTATCGGAATCACCCTCGATCACCTCGATGCCCAGGGACCAGGCGCGGGTGCGGATCACCGCCAGTGTCTGCGGATGGACATCGTTATCGACGAAGAAGGCGTCGGATTTGGATTTGGAAACGCGATGTGCCATGGCCATGGCCTCCGCCGCCGCCGTCCCCTCGTCCAGCAGCGAGGCATTGGCCAGTTCCATGCCGGTCAGATCGATCACCATCTGCTGATAGTTCAGCAGCGCTTCCAGGCGACCCTGGCTGACTTCCGGCTGATACGGCGTATAGGCGGTGTACCAGCCCGGATTTTCCAGCACGTTTCGTAGAATGACCGGAGGCGTGATCGTGCCGTAATATCCCATGCCGATCATGGTCGTGCAGACCTTGTTCTTGTCGGCGATGGCGCGCAGGGCGGAGAGCGTCTTGCGCTCGCTGATGGACGGCGGAATGTCCAGCGGATCGTCGATGCGAATTGACGGCGGCACGGCCGTTTCGATCAGTTCATTCAGGGACTTGTAGCCGAGTTCGCCCAGCATCTCCTTGATCTGCGGCTTCCCGGGCCCGATGTGGCGGCGGATGAAGTCGTGATGCACTTCCAGATCGTCGAGGGTCAGACGATCGTCATTGTCATGGGCCATGGTGCTGTTTCCTCTGCTACGCTGTCCTGTCCGCGAGGGCGCATGCCCTCGCGGTCCCGCATCGTGCGTTTTCCGGCGTTACCCCCTGAACTACGGGGAAACGCGCCGGGGCGATCAGTCCTCGATAAATTCCTTGTAGTCGGACTCGCTCATCAGATCGTCCAACTCGCTCTTGTCGGCGATGGTCATCTTGAAGAACCAGCCATCCCCTTCAGCGTCCTCGTTCACCGTACCCGGATTGTCGCTCAGGGCTTCGTTGACCTCGGTGATCTCGCCGCCAATCGGGGCGTAGACCTCACTGGCGGCCTTCACGGATTCGACAACGCCTGCTTCGTCGTCCTTGTTCAAGGTTGCGCCGACTTCGGGCAGTTCGACGAAAACGATATCGCCCAGTTGCTCCTGCGCGTGGTTGGTAATGCCGACGGTCGCGGTATCGCCGTCGATTTCCACCCATTCATGCTCTTCGGAATACTTACGTTCGGCCATGATCCCTCTTCTCCCTGATCTTTGGTCGATGGTGATGAACTCTAACCCCGATAGAAACCGGGGGGAACGAAAGGCAGTTTCGCGACCTTGGCCGGCATGGCCTTACCGCGAACCGACAGGAAGATCTCCGTGCCGGGTTTGGCCAGATCGGCCGGGACATAGCCCATCGCGACCGGACCGCCGACGGTCGGACCGAAGCCGCCGCTGGTAATCACACCGATGGCTTCGCCGTCGGCATTCTGAATTTCGGTGCCCTCGCGCGCCGGCGCCCGGCCTTCCGGCTGGATGCCCACGCGTTTGCGCGACACGCCGTCGGCAATCTGGGCCAGGACGATGGCGGCACCGGGGAAACCGCCCTCTGTGCGGCGCCGCTTTCCGATGGACCATGTCAGCCCGCCTTCAACGGGCGTCGTCGTGTCATCGATGTCATGACCATAAAGGCAGAGCCCTGCCTCCAGGCGCAGGGAATCGCGCGCCCCGAGGCCGATGGGGGCGACGGCCTCCTCGGCCAGCAGCGCACGGGCCAGCGTCTCGGCATCGGAATCGGGCACGGAAATCTCGTAACCGTCCTCCCCGGTATAGCCGGATCGACTGATCCACAGATCCGCACCTTTCCAGTCGATGCGGGTCTGGCTCATGAAGGGCATGGTTGCCAGTTCCGCGCCGAACAGTGCGGCCGCGACGTCCGCCGCTTTCGGACCCTGCAGGGCGATCAGCGCGCGATCTTCCAGGCGTTCAACGCGGACGCGGCCTTTCAGCGCATCGCCAATCAGGGTGAGGTCCTGATCCTTACAGGCGGCGTTGACCACCAGATACAGACGGTCTGTTCCGAAGGAGTCGACCGGGCGCGTCACCATCAGGTCGTCCAGAATGCCGCCCTTGTCGTTCAACAACTGGGAGTATCGCTGGCGGCCGGGCTCCAGGCCCTGAACATCGGCCGGAACCAGCGTCTCCAGCGCGATGGCCGGATCCGTGCCGTCCTCGGCAATCAGCCATGCCTGACCCATATGCGATACATCAAACAGGCCCGCGGCCTCCCGCGTGTGGGTATGTTCCTTCAGAATGCCCGCCGGGTATTGCACCGGCATGTCATATCCCGCGAAAGGCACCATCTTGCCGCCCAGTTCACGGTGCAGGGCGTTCAGCGGCGTTGTCTTGAGCGACTCTTCGGTCATTGCCGTCTCCCGATTTCACAAACAAAAAAAGACGCGGCCGAATCGCTTCGACAACGCGCCCCTCTGTCTCGGAACCTGAGAGAGTCGCCAACGCGCTACGGCGCGGGGCTTACCCCGTCGGTGGGAACGGTCACCCGTTCCACTTTCCAGATCGTCCTCCGCGCCGCGGTCCTGGTGCCTGAGAGTTTCCGGGGCGGTTGCTCCTTCGGCGGCCGTGCTATGGGGCACAACACTCTCCCACAGGCGTCATCGGACTATGTCGCCTGCATGCTAGACGACGCCGCTTTTCTGTCAAGGTTACGCGATGGTTGCGGTGCCAGAAAAAACTTCGCCCTTTTCATTTCGAGGTCGATATGGAAAGTCGATGCCATGTTGAGCCACATCGAAGACGCCGGGAATGATTACCCTTGGGCCAGGACCATTGGACTGACCCAGGCCAGGGCGGTTATGGCGCTCTGGCAGGCCATGCCCATGCCGAAACCGCGCCGGAACCTGGACCCTCTGGCATTTGGCGGTCGGGTCCTGCCGCATCTCAATCTGTTGCGGCGGGTAGGGCAGGGGCATGCCGTTGAAGATGTTCGCTACGATCTGGTGGGCGGTGTGGTCGATGACGCCGTGCCGCGGCTGAGGCCGGGCGCGATGGCGCTGCATGGCGCCGGTCCGGACAACGACCGGATCGTGTTCTTCCGCTTCTATTCCGAATGCCTGACCAGACAGATGCCGGTCTTCTTCACCGGACAGTACCTGTCGGAGAGCAAGGTCCGCACGCATCTGCTTTGCTTATGCCTGCCGCTGGATCTGCGCGAAGGCGGGCCCGCCGAATCGATCCTGGTGGGCGCCTGGTTCCTTCCGGCGCAGGGTGCGTTTCAAAACGGTCCGGTTGGCAATTTCGAGGAGATTCCGCTGGAGACTCTTTGCCGCGGCAACGCCTAGCGACCGCTTTCGGAGCGATTGTACTCCAGTTCTTCCTTCGACAGCTTGAGGCCGAGGAATACCAGAAACTCCTTCGAGGTCTGATCCAGTTCCTTCGGAATCTGGATGGTGACAAAATCAGAGCTGACGATCGACGTCCTGTTGCCGACAAATTTCAGCGTCATAGGCAATTCGCGGCGCTGGAGTACGTCGCGGTCCCTGTTC of Alphaproteobacteria bacterium contains these proteins:
- the gcvH gene encoding glycine cleavage system protein GcvH; amino-acid sequence: MAERKYSEEHEWVEIDGDTATVGITNHAQEQLGDIVFVELPEVGATLNKDDEAGVVESVKAASEVYAPIGGEITEVNEALSDNPGTVNEDAEGDGWFFKMTIADKSELDDLMSESDYKEFIED
- the gcvT gene encoding glycine cleavage system aminomethyltransferase GcvT, whose amino-acid sequence is MTEESLKTTPLNALHRELGGKMVPFAGYDMPVQYPAGILKEHTHTREAAGLFDVSHMGQAWLIAEDGTDPAIALETLVPADVQGLEPGRQRYSQLLNDKGGILDDLMVTRPVDSFGTDRLYLVVNAACKDQDLTLIGDALKGRVRVERLEDRALIALQGPKAADVAAALFGAELATMPFMSQTRIDWKGADLWISRSGYTGEDGYEISVPDSDAETLARALLAEEAVAPIGLGARDSLRLEAGLCLYGHDIDDTTTPVEGGLTWSIGKRRRTEGGFPGAAIVLAQIADGVSRKRVGIQPEGRAPAREGTEIQNADGEAIGVITSGGFGPTVGGPVAMGYVPADLAKPGTEIFLSVRGKAMPAKVAKLPFVPPGFYRG